ATTCTCTCCTTGTTATATCTGACGAAGAGGTCGTAAAGGTACATATCCATTCGGAACAGCCTGGACAGGTTCTGACTTATGGACAAAAATACGGAAGCCTCATCAATATGAAAATCGAAAATATGCGTCAGCAGCACACGGATATCGTTGGTGAACCGACTACACCACTGCGTACAAAGTCAAATGACTCCAAGAAAGAAAAGCAGGAATACGGAATTGTCGCTGTTTCGATGGGTTCCGGAATTGCTGAACTTTTCCGCAGCATCGGTGCCAATGCGGTGATTGAAGGCGGCCAGACGATGAATCCAAGTACTGAGGATATCGTCAAGGCGATTAAAGAGGTAAATGCGAAAAAGGTTATCATCCTTCCTAACAATAAAAACATTATAATGGCGGCGGAACAGGCTGCTGAGGTAGCAGAGGAAGAAGTGGTAGTCATTCCTTCTAAAACTGTGCCACAGGGAATGACAGCATTGCTTTCATTCAACCCATCAGCTGATCCTGCCGAAAATAAAGAAGCGATGTCCGAAGCAATGCAGCATGTGAAGACCGGCCAGCTGACCTATGCCGTCCGTGACACAAGCATCGATGGCCTTGAAATCTCAACAGGTGATTTCATGGGTCTAGCGGATGGAAAAATCGTGCTGAAAGATCAGGACAAAGTTAAAGCAGCGAAGGATCTGCTGGAACAGATGCTGGATGAAGACTCTGAAATCCTGACAATCCTAAAAGGTGAAGACGCATCAGATGAAGATGTTGATTCAATCGTCGAGTTTGTAGAAGGTAAATATGGCGATGTGGAGATCGAGGTTCATAATGGAGAACAGCCATTATACGCCTTCATTTTTGCAATTGAATAAATTATTCCTGCATGGGAGACTCTCCTGCTGGACAAATAAAATTGGTATATGATACTAAGAAATAGAAGGGGAATCCCCTTCTATTTCGTTTTGTTTATAAAGAGATTTAATATATATAGAATCTTATGTGAAAAGTTAAATGTAATGACAGACCCATGACCCTAAAGCGTGCAATATTGGCAAAAAGGGTAATAGGAAAAGGTTTGCACTACCAGAAAACGTGCAGCAAGTTGAAAAACAGTAAAAGCAAAGGGTATGCATTGCCCGAAGACGTGCTGCATGAGGAAAAAGGGCAAAAGCATGGGGACTGCAGTGAGAAAAACACTCGCATTACCCAAAAAGGATCAACCCTGGCAAAAAGGGTAAATGAGAAATACAGGAACAGCGTGAGGGGGGAAGCGGCTACACCGATTGGCCGGGAGCTGAAGGCCAAGAATTTCGGCATACCGCTTGATAAACG
The nucleotide sequence above comes from Mesobacillus jeotgali. Encoded proteins:
- a CDS encoding DAK2 domain-containing protein, with protein sequence MSINVLDGKRFAEMVIQGANHLAANAKYVDALNVFPVPDGDTGTNMNLSMTSGAKEVKNNVQEHIGKVGSALAKGLLMGARGNSGVILSQLFRGFAKSIESKPTVNSIEFAAALNAGVETAYKAVMKPVEGTILTVAKDAARHAVAVANNHQSLIGLMEEVLKEAKASLNRTPDLLPVLKEVGVVDSGGQGLVFVYEGFLAELKGEKLPDSPSAMPNMNDLVSAEHHKSIQSHMNTEDIEFGYCTEFMVKLEGKDFSEENFRQDLSKYGDSLLVISDEEVVKVHIHSEQPGQVLTYGQKYGSLINMKIENMRQQHTDIVGEPTTPLRTKSNDSKKEKQEYGIVAVSMGSGIAELFRSIGANAVIEGGQTMNPSTEDIVKAIKEVNAKKVIILPNNKNIIMAAEQAAEVAEEEVVVIPSKTVPQGMTALLSFNPSADPAENKEAMSEAMQHVKTGQLTYAVRDTSIDGLEISTGDFMGLADGKIVLKDQDKVKAAKDLLEQMLDEDSEILTILKGEDASDEDVDSIVEFVEGKYGDVEIEVHNGEQPLYAFIFAIE